Proteins encoded in a region of the Oncorhynchus clarkii lewisi isolate Uvic-CL-2024 chromosome 18, UVic_Ocla_1.0, whole genome shotgun sequence genome:
- the LOC139373485 gene encoding class I histocompatibility antigen, F10 alpha chain-like isoform X3 — protein MYRSNFMFFVLYFSLECICLSQSDIYSLNYIYTALSKPLELPGIHEFTAMGLMNDKQIDYYDSVAKKKIPKQDWMREKLPADYWDKGTQSRKSKEQWFKVNVDILMKRMRHNNTDVHILQWKHGCEVDQQSDGTLKFIKGTDQYSYDGDDFLAFDDANMQWVAPVVQAQPTKRKWDGVQILNQYTKGYLEKECVDWLSKFMAYEDKEFSRADSPPRVYVFAKKAKTAGHVRLTCMATGFYPKDVEMHIKKNGVPLTERDGVQSTGVLPNDDDTYQIRMSVQIPEADKETYECYVDHRTLKKPIVGKWDGICCDCRSFGAVVIGAVIAIIVVLILISVVLFVLHKRGTIVIPGLRTRATDDESRTSSDSDQGSQNAGSSERGSEEDVKKSMLPQGSV, from the exons ACATCTACTCCCTGAATTACATCTACACTGCTCTGTCAAAGCCACTAGAATTGcctggtatccatgagttcactGCCATGGGTCTGATGAATGACAAACAGATTGATTACTATGACAGTGTGGCAAAGAAGAAGATTCCCAAACAGGACTGGATGAGGGAGAAACTGCCAGCAGACTACTGGGATAAAGGCACTCAGTCACGCAAGAGCAAGGAGCAGTGGTTCAAAGTTAATGTCGATATCTTGATGAAGCGCATGAGGCACAACAACACTG ATGTCCATATCCTTCAGTGGAAACATGGCTGTGAGGTTGACCAACAGAGTGACGGCACATTGAAATTCATAAAGGGCACAGACCAGTACAGCTACGATGGTGACGACTTCCTGGCCTTTGATGATGCCAATATGCAGTGGGTGGCCCCAGTTGTTCAAGCTCAGCCGACTAAGAGGAAGTGGGACGGGGTCCAGATCCTCAACCAGTACACCAAGGGCTACCTGGAGAAGGAGTGTGTGGACTGGCTTTCCAAATTTATGGCATACGAGGACAAAGAATTCAGTAGGGCTGATT CCCCTCCAAGGGTCTATGTATTTGCTAAAAAGGCCAAAACTGCAGGTCATGTCCGACTGACCTGCATGGCCACAGGTTTCTATCCCAAAGATGTAGAAATGCATATTAAGAAGAATGGTGTTCCATTGACCGAACGTGATGGAGTGCAGTCTACAGGAGTCCTACCCAATGATGATGACACCTACCAGATCAGGATGAGTGTGCAGATCCCAGAGGCAGATAAGGAAACTTATGAATGTTATGTCGACCATAGAACTTTGAAGAAGCCAATTGTGGGAAAATGGG ATGGAATATGTTGTGATTGCAGAAGTTTCGGTGCTGTAGTCATTGGGGCAGTCATCGCCATTATTGTAGTTCTGATCTTGATTTCGGTGGTCCTGTTTGTTCTGCACAAAAGAGGGACAATTG TGATTCCTGGCTTGAGAACTAGAG CCACGGATGATGAAAGCAGAACCTCATCAGACTCTG ATCAAGGCAGCCAGAACGCAGGGTCCTCGGAAAGAGGCAGTGAGGAGGACGTTAAGAAGTCAATGTTGCCTCAGGGAA